Genomic segment of Saprospiraceae bacterium:
GGAAATAGAAAATTGGCAGTGAAAGTATTGGCAGGAAATGAAAAATATGGTCCTGTAAAAGCAATCGGCGAAGATGGTACCATCTATAATATTAAAGCAATCACAGCTGATAAAAAAATAATGGATGTAAAAGCAGTAAGTCAAAATGGCAGAATATTAAATATAAAAGCAATCGCAGCGGATGGATCCTTTTATGGAATTAAAGCAATATCACCCGGTGGTCAAATGTATGACATTAAAGGAATTGAATCTGAAGAAACCATGATGATTCAAGGAGTTAAAATTAAAGCACACATTAAAGCGATTCCACAAGAATAAAATTGAAATACTTTTTAAAATATAAAAATTAACCAAACATGAAAAACATTTTTCTAATTTTCATCTTCCTTTGGACAATCTCTGCCACTAATGCACAAAAAGTGTATGCATGGATGGATGCCGGAGTAAAAGTTGGATATGGACTTACCGGTATGATCAATTCCAATTTATTTGATGATAAACTTTACGAACATCATCTTTCAACAGGTGCAGGGATCGGAGCTAAATTGGGCCTCTACATCGGATTGTACAATGGGATTACTGTAGATTTTATGCTTTCAAACAGCAAGCAAAAATTTGATTTTCTACGAGATGCTAAAACATATTACCATACCATAAAATGGAAAACCTATGATCTTGCCCTTTTGTACCGAAACCAAAAAAATGGGGTGTATGTCGAATTGGGTCCACAGTTTTCATTTGTAAATAAAGTAACGCAACAAGATGATTACAATCAACAATTGACGGATGTAAAAAAGTTTTATGCGAAAAATTACATTTCTGGAATTTTTGGTGTGGGTGGATATTTGTTGAATTACGAAAACTTCACCACCATGTTGGGAATCAGATTGGGATATGGTTTTACAGATATGATCAGTGATGAAGGTAAAAATTTTACACCCAATGCATTTCCAAATCCTTCGGCAGCAAAACATTACGATTCGTATAAAAAGACGAATCCTGCATTTGTACAGTTAAATATGGAATTCAATTTTGCATTGGGGTATTATGGTAGATCCTCTTGTAGTAAACGCGCTACCTTATTTAGTTTTTAATTGATACAAATAAATCGTATTTGAAGCATCAAAATTTCAGTTTAATTTTTAGAAAATTAGTTGCAGAATATCCCAAAGATTCTAAGCAATCGGCTGTATTTAAATTGCAAAAGCAAGGGCTGAACTATCTTAGAATCTTTGGGATATTGCTTTTATATATTGGATTTAGTGTGATAGGAATTGCACAAGAAAAAGGAGTTTCTCCATTGGCTACAAGTAATAAATCGGGTTTCACGGGCAAGCTTTATGCCGTAGTGGTTGGAATTTCTGATTACCAGGATGCGGGTATTCCTGATTTGCGTTTTGCAGAACGCGATGCAAAATTATTCTATGATTTCTTAAAGGGCAAAGCTGGTTATTCCCTGAATGAAGATCAAATTCAATTGCTCACAAATAAAGAAGCAACACAGGGAAAAATTGTTGCTGCATTGGATTGGATGATGACCGAATGTAAAGAAGGCGATCAAGCCATCATATATTTTAGTGGACATGGGGATGTTGAACGAAAAACCATTTCCCAACCTGGGTTTTTATTGTGTTGGGACGCACCTTCAAAAGTATATATGTCTGGTGGTGCATTTGCACTTGGTTTTTTGGAAGATATTGTCAATACACTTGCCATTGAGAAAAAGGTAAAAACCATCGTAATTACAGATGCGTGTCATTCCGGAAAATTATCCGGAAGCGCTATCAATGGAACTCAAGCCACTGCAGCGTATTTAGCCAATCAATTTGCAAATGCAATTAAAATTATGTCCTGTCAATCAAATGAGTATTCATTGGAAGGCGAACGATGGGGTGGTGGAAGAGGCGTATTCAGTTACCATTTAATTGAAGGCCTCGTTGGATTGGCAGATCGCAATTCAGATGGAAAAGTTGCATTGGGTGAGTTGGACCGATACCTTGAAGACAATGTCAGTAATGATGTTAAACCAAATAGTCAAATTCCTTTACTATTGGGAGATAAATTGGCAGTCATCAATTCAGTCAACAAGGAAAGTTTGGCGCAATTAAAAAAAGAGAAAGATGGTGCAACGGTTGCATTTGCACCTGCTGAAAACAGGGGCTTGGAAACTGAAGTGCTTGCAAAGGCCAGTCCGGAGATTCAGGAATTTTACAAGCGATTTAAAGCGAGACTTGAGCAAAAATTATTTTTAAGTCCTGCAAATGATTGTGCAGATTATTATTATATAAAATTGGAGGCGGATACCAGTATTCAAAAATTGCATAATTCCATGCGGTTTAATTATGCTGCGATCTTACAGGATGATGCACAACAAGTTTTAAATCGTTTCCTTAACTCAGATTTAGGAGTTTTAACACAATCCAAACGAGATGCTTTAAAAAAATTCCAGAAGTACCCAGAATACCTGGAACGAGCTGCGAATTTATTAGGAGAGAAACATTACATGTATCCGGTATTGCAAGCACGGAAATTATTTTTTGAAGGGTTTTTTGTTGCAAAGACAAATCGTAATCTGGATAAAGAAACCGGAACTAAATCATTAAGTTATTTAAATCAAGCATTGCAATATCAGGAAAATATGCCGCAGGTTTATTGGCAGATGAGTTTTATCTATGGCTCTAATTTATTACAACAGGATTCTGCAGAATATTATGCAGAGAAAGCAACTACACTCGTACCATCCTGGCAATTGCCTTACGCTGGCTTAGTTTTTTTATATTCTGACAAAATCAGGAATTATTCTAAAGCAAAATACTACCTCGATAAAATAAATAAAATCGATTCAAATTCTTTGGTTGCACACTATTCAGCTGGAATTTATTATGAAACCCAAGGTGCATTTGATCTGGCGGCGTCTCATTATAAAAAAGCACTGGAAATTGATTCCACATTTATTTATGCGCAATCAAATTTGGGTAATACTTACCTTAATACAGGAAACCTTCGAGATGCCGAATCCCAATACCAGCGGGCCATTGAATTGGATGCATCCTATCCAATGGCTCATGGAAATGTTGGGATCGTATATTATTCGACCAATAGAAAGGAACAAGCTGAACAGTCTTTTAAGCGAGCCTTGGAATTGGATCCCAAAGATCCTTCTTTTAATTATAATATTGCGTGTTTCTATTACGGACAAAATGAGCCTGAGTTAGCTTATCAATTTTTGAAGAAAGCGCTTGAGTTTGGTTATAACGATTATAAAGGTTTACAGGAAGATCCGTCCTTACAAACAGTGCGTGAAGATCCTGTAAAATGGAATGCACTGATGCAGCAGTTTTTTCCGGATAAAAACAAATAAGAAGTTTAGATAGGTATCAAGCCATCTGGTTATTTGCAAAGTGCATTATTCCAGGCCATACGGCTTTCAACCATATTTTTATAGTGAAAATTTAACAACGACGATAACTCATTGAGTATGGTAAGAAGATTCGACAATTCATCCAAGGCCTGATTATTTACCATAGGGTGGCGAATCTTATTTAATTCGTCGAATTGTGTTTGGAAAGATTCCAAATCAGTTGAACAATTAGTAGTAAATTTTTCTAACTGTGTATTAATTTTTTCAGAAGCCAGTTTTAATTGATTCATGGCATTTTGAATTTGCTCACACGAATTATCCAATTCATTCGGCACTACAAAATCTGCATTTATATTGATGGTTGATTCACGTGCATTTGCCATTTCAAACTGATAGCTTCCCTTGTTTTAGTTAAGTCACCAAGTTGACTCATGACCGTTTTATCAATTGTTGATGGAGCTGATAACGAAAAACTATTATTTTCAGATGCACGTTCAATAAAAGCAGTTGTTGCATCCAGTCTTTCAGAAAACGATTTGATTTCGCCACCGGGAGCCCATGCTTTCGCGCGATGAAAAATTGAATCATTGTCTAATGTTTCTGTCTCCCACTCCAGTTCCGCTGTTTTAAATGCATCTTCACAATTCGTTGCGGCAATCGGAAGGCTTTTAAATAATTTATTAATATTTTGTGTGTGCAGGATTACTGGAATCAGTAAGGTACATAGGAAAGCTATCGATTTCATAATTTTATTTTAAAAAACCATGTTTGAACAAGCCTAAGGGAAAGTAAATTTAGCCAATGTTTTAGTATTGCCCAGTAGAAAGTAAGACCAGGGTACAAGACGTTTCAGTTTGAATCCCATGCGCTTGAGCCAGTTGCAGTAATTCAGGATTTTCTGTTCCAGGATTGAAAATTATCCGACGGGGATGGATGCTGAGTAGGTAAGGATACCATACAGATTGTTTGTCAGGACCCACGTAGAGACTGATGGTATCAATGTTTGTGACCAAAGGCTTATCTGTTTGGATGTCGATCCCATCGATGGTACCTGCTTTGATCCCCAGGGCAATGACTTCATGATGCTTTGAATTTAGTAACTGAACCGCCTGATAGGAAGCACGCTCCGGATTGGGGCTTGCGCCGAGTACAATTGTTTTTTTGGAAGCCATTTGTTTATAACAGGATTAGGGCAAATAAGGTTCTATTGTTTTCAAGATTCATTTGAGGAGAGATTCCGTTTTAACAAAAGATAGTATTTTAAAAAGGTACCATAACTTGAAATGCTGCAAATTTGAAGACCCCGCCATCCATCTAAGAATCCCCGTTTTAGAATGTATGATTTTATAAAATGAAGGATTGGGTTAACGATCATGTGAAACCAAGCATATTTTTTATGACTTGAATACATTTCAGTGGATGCAATTTTTGAGAAATACTTCATTTGTTTAATATGTTGCGCAACACTGGAATAACTGTAGTGAAGAATATTGCCATGTAATACTTCGGTATCATTTGAGCCTTCAATCAATTCATATCGGTCATGTGGATTCATACCTGTCCATTGGCCTTTTGTTCTATTAAACAAACGCATTTTCCGATCCGGATACCAACCACAATATTTGACCCAATAACCG
This window contains:
- a CDS encoding tetratricopeptide repeat protein — its product is MKHQNFSLIFRKLVAEYPKDSKQSAVFKLQKQGLNYLRIFGILLLYIGFSVIGIAQEKGVSPLATSNKSGFTGKLYAVVVGISDYQDAGIPDLRFAERDAKLFYDFLKGKAGYSLNEDQIQLLTNKEATQGKIVAALDWMMTECKEGDQAIIYFSGHGDVERKTISQPGFLLCWDAPSKVYMSGGAFALGFLEDIVNTLAIEKKVKTIVITDACHSGKLSGSAINGTQATAAYLANQFANAIKIMSCQSNEYSLEGERWGGGRGVFSYHLIEGLVGLADRNSDGKVALGELDRYLEDNVSNDVKPNSQIPLLLGDKLAVINSVNKESLAQLKKEKDGATVAFAPAENRGLETEVLAKASPEIQEFYKRFKARLEQKLFLSPANDCADYYYIKLEADTSIQKLHNSMRFNYAAILQDDAQQVLNRFLNSDLGVLTQSKRDALKKFQKYPEYLERAANLLGEKHYMYPVLQARKLFFEGFFVAKTNRNLDKETGTKSLSYLNQALQYQENMPQVYWQMSFIYGSNLLQQDSAEYYAEKATTLVPSWQLPYAGLVFLYSDKIRNYSKAKYYLDKINKIDSNSLVAHYSAGIYYETQGAFDLAASHYKKALEIDSTFIYAQSNLGNTYLNTGNLRDAESQYQRAIELDASYPMAHGNVGIVYYSTNRKEQAEQSFKRALELDPKDPSFNYNIACFYYGQNEPELAYQFLKKALEFGYNDYKGLQEDPSLQTVREDPVKWNALMQQFFPDKNK
- a CDS encoding CoA-binding protein gives rise to the protein MASKKTIVLGASPNPERASYQAVQLLNSKHHEVIALGIKAGTIDGIDIQTDKPLVTNIDTISLYVGPDKQSVWYPYLLSIHPRRIIFNPGTENPELLQLAQAHGIQTETSCTLVLLSTGQY
- a CDS encoding glycosyltransferase family 2 protein, whose product is MIQISVVVISFNESLQIGRCLDSVKELADEIIVVDSYSTDDTVQIAQSKGAVVFQHPFEGHIQQKNYALTKARFDFILSLDADEALDENLKKSILLVKSNWNRDGYYCNRFNNYCGYWVKYCGWYPDRKMRLFNRTKGQWTGMNPHDRYELIEGSNDTEVLHGNILHYSYSSVAQHIKQMKYFSKIASTEMYSSHKKYAWFHMIVNPILHFIKSYILKRGFLDGWRGLQICSISSYGTFLKYYLLLKRNLSSNES